A genomic region of Camelus ferus isolate YT-003-E chromosome 11, BCGSAC_Cfer_1.0, whole genome shotgun sequence contains the following coding sequences:
- the NOC3L gene encoding nucleolar complex protein 3 homolog, with the protein MKARRNKKQVPSFRKLLKTSKVKLENKLKNKQFKQQSTLKKYRKEQRKLRQAVRDAVSKKPVPLEDPKEKRPGKRIEREEEEEEEALPLDMMDEDDLQLMKDLGQRASFLTRDLSSSEPIHAKKRKHERVIDKYEKIPRTLQTAPEKELIHLLPIKDKSGIIPQTREKPVIDSNQDEEDQEETEPEEEIIEEPIRELTLEEHLIERKKKLQEKKMHIAALASAIISDPESNIKKLKELRSMLMEQDPDVAVTVRKLVTVSLMELFKDITPSYKIRPLTEAEKSTKIRKETQKLREFEEGLVSQYKFYLENLEQMVKDWKQRKLKKSNVVSLKAYKGLAEVAVKSLCELLVALPHFNFHNNIIVLIVPLMNDVSKSISEMCCEAVKKLFKQDKLGQASLGVIKVISGFVKGRNYEVRPEMLKTFLCLRIKEVEVKKDTEDINKPKKFMTFKEKRKSLSRMQRKWKKAEEKLERELREAEASESTEKKLKLHTETLNIVFVTYFRILKKAQRSPLLPAVLEGLAKFAHLINVEFFDDLLVVLHSLIESGDLSYQESLHCVQTAFHILSGQGDVLNIDPMKFYTHLYKTLFKLHAGATNEGVEIVLQCLDVMLTKRRKQVSQQRALAFIKRLCTLALHVLPNSSIGILATNRILMHTFPKTDLLLDNESQGSGVFLPELEEPEYCNAQNTALWELHALRRHYHPIVQRFAAHLIAGAPSEGSEALKPELSRRSAAELFEAYSMAAMTFNPPVESSNSKKKDKVLQRDSFLHEDLNQLVKRHCNEVSTQLPLDFTKYLETSLR; encoded by the exons ATGAAAGCC agaagaaataaaaaacaggtCCCCAGCTTTCGGAAGTTGCTAAAAACTAGTAAAGTCAAACTTGAAAAcaagctaaaaaacaaacaatttaaaCAACAAAGCACTCTCAAGAAGTACCGAAAAGAACAGAGGAAACTAAGGCAAGCTGTAAGAGATGCTGTGTCTAAGAAACCTGTTCCACTGGAGGACCCAAAAGAAAAACGACCAG GTAAAAGGattgagagggaagaggaagaagaagaggaagccCTTCCTTTAGATATGATGGATGAAGATGACTTACAGTTAATGAAGGATTTAGGACAAAGAGCATCTTTTCTAACGAGAGATCTTTCTTCTAG tgagcCTATTCACGCCAAGAAACGAAAGCATGAGCGTGTTatagataaatatgaaaaaataccaaGAACCCTGCAAACTGCACCAGAGAAGGAACTGATTCACTTGCTTCCTATCAAAGATAAAAGTGGTATAATCCCACAAACCAGGGAGAAACCAG TTATTGACAGTAACCAAGATGAAGAGGATCAGGAAGAGACAGAACCTGAGGAAG AGATCATTGAAGAACCCATTCGAGAGCTGACGTTAGAAGAACATTTaattgaaaggaagaagaaactacAGGAGAAGAAAATGCATATTGCAGCCTTGGCATCTGCCATAATATCAGATCCAGAAAGTAAT attaaaaaattgaaagaattacGTTCTATGCTGATGGAGCAGGATCCTGATGTGGCTGTTACTGTTCGAAAGCTGGTGACAGTTTCTCTGATGGAGTTATTTAAAGACATTACTCCTTCGTATAAAATACGACCCctaacagaagcagaaaaatctACCAAG ATCCGCAAAGAAACTCAAAAGTTAAGAGAATTTGAAGAAGGCCTGGTTAgccaatataaattttatttggaaaatttggaGCAGATGGTTAAAG ACTGGAAGCAAAGGAAGCTGAAGAAAAGTAATGTAGTTTCCTTAAAGGCATACAAGGGCCTGGCAGAGGTGGCGGTGAAGAGCCTGTGTGAGCTGTTGGTGGCCCTGCCTCATTTCAACTTTCACAACAACATCATTGTATTGATTGTTCCTCTCATGAATGACGTGTCAAAATCG atatctGAAATGTGTTGTGAAGCAGTAAAGAAACTCTTTAAACAAGATAAATTAGGCCAAGCTTCCTTGGGTGTAATTAAAGTGATTTCTGGTTTTGTGAAGGGCAGAAATTATGAAGTTAGGCCAGAG ATGTTAAAAACATTCTTGTGCCTAAGGATCAAAGAAGTAGAAGTGAAAAAAGATACAGAGGATattaataaaccaaaaaaattcatgactttcaaggaaaagagaaaaagtctatcaagaatgcagagaaag tggaagaaagcagaggagaaactAGAGAGAGAGCTTCGGGAGGCAGAGGCTTCAGAGAGTACTGAGAAAAAACTTAAACTG CACACGGAGACTTTGAATATTGTGTTTGTAACCTACTTCAGAATATTGAAGAAGGCCCAGAGGTCACCTCTCCTGCCAGCAGTTCTAGAAGGTCTTGCCAA gtTTGCCCATCTTATAAATGTGGAGTTTTTTGATGATTTATTAGTAGTTCTGCATTCTCTCATTGAGTCTGGT gacCTAAGCTATCAAGAAAGTCTGCACTGTGTCCAGAccgcttttcatattctttctgggcaag GTGATGTTTTGAATATTGATCCAATGAAATTCTATACACATCTTTACAAAACACTGTTCAAGTTACATGCAG GTGCTACCAATGAAGGTGTTGAGATTGTGCTCCAGTGCCTTGACGTCATGTTGACTAAGCGCAGAAAGCAAGTTTCACAGCAGCGGGCCCTTGCCTTCATCAAGCGCCTTTGTACCCTTGCTCTTCACGTTCTTCCAAATTCAAGCATTGGCATTTTGGCAACTAACAGAATATTAATGCAT ACTTTCCCCAAAACAGATCTGTTGCTTGACAATGAATCTCAGGGAAGCGGAGTTTTCCTTCCTGAGCTGGAGGAGCCCGAGTACTGCAATGCTCAGAACACTGCTCTTTGGGAATTGCATGCACTGCGG CGACATTACCATCCCATTGTGCAGAGATTTGCAGCGCACCTCATCGCTGGAGCCCCTTCTGAAGGCTCAGAAGCACTCAAACCAGAGTTGAGCCGGAG ATCCGCTGCAGAACTTTTTGAGGCTTATAGCATGGCAGCAATGACATTCAATCCTCCTGTTGAATCTTCAAACTCCAAAAAGAAG gaTAAAGTTTTACAGCGGGATTCATTTTTGCATGAAGATTTAAATCAACTAGTCAAAAGACATTGCAATGAAGTTTCTACTCAGTTGCCTCTGGATTtcaccaaatatttggaaacatcaCTACGGTAG